Proteins found in one Mustela lutreola isolate mMusLut2 chromosome 10, mMusLut2.pri, whole genome shotgun sequence genomic segment:
- the ANKRD35 gene encoding ankyrin repeat domain-containing protein 35, whose protein sequence is MKRFFSCSSSQVAVERWNRRDQKLLEAVQRGDVGRVAALASRKSARPTKLNSNGQSPFHLAASKGLTECLTILLANGADINSKNEDGSTALHLATISCQPQCVKVLLQHGANEDAVDAENRSPLHWAASSGCASSVLLLCDHEAFLDVLDNDGRTPLMIASLGGHAAICSQLLQRGARVNVTDKDDKSALILACEKGSAEVAELLLSHGADAGAMDGTGHDALHYALRTQDKVLCRLLRQALNRRGQRGGQGLVQHPDLASQASSSEPHMGSPPKSPWRAEPEEEQEEEEEEEDPYPDEWRWKYEEEQRKVSQLEQELVQKTEEAKTQAAAYLGLENQIREQVQELGLLLAQEPGAPGGQGSSLRPGGDGMEQGCPLGLLAKRIQELRKQQQAAAAVATKPALAPKKAEDLASGGIQHEAQGRLQPEEQEPPQSLRCETAGKATGQQLSANGGQALGGDGTDEPSAGQKEKPQAPGADPIGTAAEPMGPAAMNQLLVQLREEVAAVWREKDAARGALSRPVLEGALGTPQVEAAAAAWEKMEARLEQVLVRLDRAKAGLQGKPQAPAQEPREGAPKAGLVIITKENEGKEKKAPGARGEPLGAPGGERLPGGCPAKGQLEKEVAALRRSNSNLLEELGELGQERQRLQGELQSLSQRLQRDFVPKPEAQVQLQQLRRSVGLLTDELAMEKEATEKLRKRLASQSSGLQGLWNYLPPDLVGKGSAGRTAGEPLEELQACISTLVEQHREAQKGLALLEEENQQLRGTLAPCGEPGTLSEAPAPPQVAALEQDLGKLEEELRAVQATMSGKSQEIGKLKQLLYQATEEVAELRAREAASLRQHEKTRGSLVAQAQAWGQELKALLEKYNTACREMARLRQAVAEERRRSGDLATRAAEQERQAGELRARSQQFEQTAEQFKDKVDHLIGACRDKEAKIKELLKKLEQLSEEVLAVRGENARLALQLQDSQKNHDEIISTYRNHLLNAAQGYMEQDVYNILLRILSIQEE, encoded by the exons ATGAAGCGCTTCTTCTCCTGCTCCAGCTCACAGGTGGCG GTGGAGAGATGGAACCGCCGTGATCAGAAGCTGCTGGAGGCGGTGCAGCGGGGGGATGTGGGACGCGTGGCTGCCCTGGCCTCGAGGAAGTCAGCCCGGCCCACCAAGCTGAACTCGAATGGCCAGTCCCC GTTCCATCTGGCAGCCTCCAAAGGCCTGACAGAATGTCTAACTATACTGCTTGCGAACGGGGCTGACATCAACAGCAAGAATGAGGATG gaAGCACGGCCCTGCACCTGGCCACCATCTCCTGTCAGCCACAGTGTGTCAAAGTTCTGCTGCAG CATGGCGCCAACGAAGATGCTGTGGATGCAGAAAATCGTAGTCCGTTGCACTGGGCAG CCTCCTCTGGCTGTGCCTCCAGTGTGCTCCTGCTGTGTGACCATGAAGCCTTCCTGGATGTCCTGGATAAT GACGGACGGACACCCCTGATGATTGCATCACTGGGGGGTCATGCAGCTATCTGCTCACAGCTACTACAGAGAGGTGCCCGAGTTAATGTCACAGACAAGGATGACAA ATCGGCTCTGATCCTGGCCTGTGAGAAAGGCAGCGCCGAGGTAGCAGAACTGCTCCTGAGCCatggggcagacgcaggggcaatGGATGGCACAGGGCACGACGCTCTGCATTATGCTCTTCGCACTCAAGACAAAGTGTTGTGTCGGCTGCTGCGGCAGGCTCTGAACCGGCGGGGGCAGCGGGGAG GTCAGGGGCTTGTTCAACATCCAGATCTTGCATCCCAG GCCTCCTCATCTGAGCCTCACATGGGTTCTCCACCTAAGAGCCCATGGAGAGCAGAGCccgaggaggagcaggaggaagaggaagaggaggaagacccATACCCAGATGAGTGGAGGTGGAAGTatgaagaggagcagaggaaggttTCTCAGTTGGAGCAGGAGCTGGTGCAAAAGACTGAAGAGGCGAAAACTCAGGCTGCAGCCTACCTGGGCCTGGAGAACCAGATTCGAGAGCAGGTGCAGGAGCTGGGGCTCCTCCTAGCTCAAGAGCCTGGAGCTCCCGGAGGGCAGGGCTCTAGTCTTCGGCCTGGAGGAGATGGAATGGAACAGGGCTGTCCCTTGGGCCTGCTGGCCAAGCGCATTCAAGAGCTAAGGAAACAGCAGCAGGCAGCAGCCGCAGTGGCAACCAAGCCAGCATTAGCTCCTAAGAAGGCTGAGGATTTAGCCTCGGGGGGCATTCAGCATGAAGCCCAAGGAAGGCTCCAGCCAGAAGAACAAGAGCCACCCCAGAGCCTAAGGTGTGAGACCGCTGGGAAAGCCACAGGACAGCAGCTGAGTGCCAATGGTGGACAGGCCCTTGGCGGGGATGGTACTGATGAGCCATCGGCTGGTCAGAAAGAGAAgccccaggcccctggggctGACCCGATAGGCACAGCGGCTGAACCCATGGGCCCAGCAGCCATGAATCAGCTCCTTGTACAGCTGAGGGAGGAGGTGGCTGCCGTGTGGCGAGAAAAGGATGCTGCCCGGGGGGCTTTGTCAAGACCAGTCCTGGAGGGGGCTCTGGGGACACCCCAGGTGGAGGCTGCAGCCGCTGCCTGGGAGAAGATGGAGGCCAGGCTAGAGCAGGTGCTGGTGAGGCTGGATCGGGCAAAGGCAGGATTACAGGGCAAACCTCAGGCCCCTgcccaggagcccagagagggaGCCCCAAAGGCAGGCCTGGTGATCATCACCAAAGAgaatgaagggaaggagaagaaggctcctgGGGCCCGGGGAGAGCCTTTGGGGGCCCCTGGAGGGGAACGGCTACCCGGAGGCTGTCCGGCTAAGGGCCAGCTGGAGAAGGAGGTAGCAGCACTGAGACGGAGCAATAGCAACTTGCTGGAGGAGCTGGGGGAGTTGGGGCAGGAGAGGCAGCGGTTGCAGGGGGAGTTGCAGTCTCTGAGCCAGCGGCTCCAGCGGGATTTCGTTCCCAAGCCAGAGGCGCAGGTCCAGCTGCAGCAGTTGCGGCGGAGTGTGGGGCTGCTGACGGACGAACTGGCCATGGAGAAGGAGGCCACCGAGAAACTGCGGAAGCGTCTGGCCTCCCAGAGCAGTGGCCTCCAAGGGCTGTGGAACTACCTGCCACCAGACCTGGTGGGCAAGGGGAGTGCTGGGCGCACAGCGGGCGAGCCCCTGGAGGAGCTGCAGGCCTGCATCAGCACCCTGGTGGAGCAGCACCGCGAGGCCCAGAAGGGGCTGGCTCTCCTGGAGGAGGAAAACCAGCAGCTGCGGGGGACCCTGGCCCCATGCGGGGAGCCGGGCACCTTGTCAGAAGCCCCCGCACCGCCCCAGGTGGCGGCTCTGGAGCAAGACCTGGGGAAGCTGGAGGAAGAGCTGCGGGCCGTCCAGGCCACGATGAGCGGGAAGAGCCAGGAGATCGGGAAGCTGAAGCAGCTGCTCTACCAGGCCACCGAGGAAGTGGCCGAGCTGCGGGCCCGGGAGGCTGCTAGCCTGCGGCAGCACGAGAAAACGCGCGGTTCGCTGGTGGCCCAGGCTCAGGCGTGGGGCCAGGAGCTGAAGGCCCTGCTAGAAAAGTATAACACAGCGTGCCGGGAGATGGCTCGCCTGCGCCAGGCGGTGGCGGAGGAGCGGCGGCGGAGCGGGGACCTGGCCACACGCGCGGCGGAGCAGGAGCGCCAGGCAGGCGAGCTGCGCGCGCGCTCCCAGCAGTTTGAGCAAACAGCTGAGCAGTTCAAAGATAAGGTGGACCATCTCATTGGGGCTTGCCGGGACAAGGAGGCCAAG ATCAAGGAATTGTTGAAGAAGCTGGAGCAGCTTTCAGAGGAGGTCTTAGCTGTTCGGGGAGAAAATGCTCGCCTTGCCCTACAGCTTCAG GATTCCCAGAAGAATCACGACGAGATCATCTCCACCTATAGGAACCATCTGCTGAATGCTGCACAG GGCTACATGGAACAAGATGTGTACAATATTTTGCTGCGTATCCTCAGCATCCAGGAGGAGTGA